From the genome of Lotus japonicus ecotype B-129 chromosome 6, LjGifu_v1.2, one region includes:
- the LOC130726242 gene encoding protein NRT1/ PTR FAMILY 4.5-like: MEKFEVVDSKVEAEIQLVDENKVDWKGRTALKFKYGGMKASLLILAFLGLENMGTFSLAVNSVPYFNGVMHYDLADAANMLTNYMGTSYILSIFVAVLADTWIGRYKSVIYSGFIEFVGLALLTVQARYSSLKPAICNINDPTDHCETLSGSHEAFLFIGLYLVALGSAGTKAALPSHGADQFDENDPKEAMQMSTFFNTLLLAICLGGSVSLTFIVWIQINKGWDWGFGIGTIAILLGIIIFAAGLPLYRIRLPQGSNAFTEIIQVFVAALRNRSLTLPEDPTELYEIGQDKEADVEIEFLPHRDIFRFLDRAAIQENFDEQSNSNSEAPNPWKLCRVTQVENAKIILGMVPIFCCTIIMTLCLAQLQTFSIIQGYTMDTSFTKHFHIPPASLPIIPVMFLVIIVPIYDRIFVPLLRKFTGIPTGISHLQRIGVGLILSSISMAVAAIIEVKRKRVAIENNMLDAFPVIQPLPISTFWLSFQYFIFGIADMFTYVGLLQFFYSESPKGLKSTSTCFLWTSMALGYFLSTIIVKCVNGATKHTKSGGWLAGNNINRNHVNLFYFFLSIVSLINFCIYLILSKRYKYRPQALTVPNDKSTKE; the protein is encoded by the exons ATG GAAAAGTTTGAGGTTGTTGATTCGAAGGTGGAAGCAGAGATTCAGTTGGTTGATGAAAATAAAGTGGATTGGAAAGGAAGAACTGCTCTCAAGTTCAAATATGGGGGGATGAAAGCTTCTTTGCTCATACTAG CCTTCCTTGGTTTGGAGAACATGGGAACTTTCTCCCTAGCTGTGAACTCGGTACCATATTTCAATGGGGTCATGCATTATGATCTAGCAGATGCAGCTAACATGCTCACCAACTACATGGGTACCAGTTACATACTCTCTATTTTTGTTGCTGTCCTTGCTGACACATGGATTGGCAGGTACAAATCGGTTATCTATTCTGGCTTCATTGAGTTTGTG GGACTTGCATTGCTGACAGTCCAAGCACGCTATTCTAGCCTGAAGCCAGCCATCTGCAATATCAATGATCCAACTGATCACTGTGAAACACTGAGTGGAAGCCATGAAGCTTTTCTCTTCATTGGCCTGTACTTAGTGGCCTTAGGCAGTGCAGGAACCAAAGCTGCATTGCCATCACACGGTGCAGATCAGTTTGATGAAAATGACCCAAAAGAAGCGATGCAAATGTCCACATTCTTCAACACTCTCTTACTTGCTATTTGCCTAGGTGGTTCTGTCAGCTTAACCTTCATTGTGTGGATCCAAATCAACAAAGGATGGGATTGGGGCTTTGGAATTGGCACCATAGCTATACTTTTGGGCATCATAATCTTTGCAGCTGGATTGCCTTTATACAGAATTCGTCTACCTCAAGGGTCAAATGCTTTCACTGAGATCATACAG GTATTTGTTGCTGCACTGCGCAACAGAAGTCTTACCTTGCCTGAGGATCCAACAGAACTATACGAGATTGGACAGGACAAGGAAGCTGATGTGGAGATAGAGTTTCTACCTCATAGAGACATTTTCAG GTTCTTGGACAGAGCAGCCATCCAAGAAAATTTTGATGAGCAATCTAACTCTAACTCAGAGGCTCCAAACCCATGGAAACTTTGCAGGGTTACCCAAGTAGAAAATGCCAAAATCATACTTGGCATGGTCCCAATATTCTGCTGCACAATTATAATGACCCTTTGCCTAGCTCAGCTCCAAACCTTTTCAATCATACAAGGCTACACAATGGACACCAGCTTCACCAAACATTTTCACATCCCACCAGCATCCCTCCCAATCATCCCAGTCATGTTCTTAGTCATAATTGTCCCTATCTATGACCGCATTTTCGTGCCTCTTTTGCGTAAATTCACCGGTATTCCTACCGGAATTTCCCACTTGCAGCGCATAGGAGTTGGCCTAATACTCTCCTCCATATCCATGGCTGTGGCTGCAATCATAGAGGTGAAAAGGAAAAGAGTGGCCATTGAAAACAACATGCTTGATGCTTTTCCAGTGATTCAGCCATTGCCCATAAGCACTTTCTGGCTTTCTTTCCAGTACTTCATATTTGGCATAGCTGACATGTTTACCTATGTGGGGCTGCTTCAGTTTTTCTACTCAGAGTCACCAAAAGGGCTTAAATCCACATCAACCTGCTTCCTTTGGACCTCTATGGCACTGGGGTATTTTCTAAGTACCATCATAGTGAAGTGTGTGAATGGTGCCACCAAGCATACTAAAAGTGGGGGCTGGTTAGCAGGGAACAATATTAACAGAAACCATGTTAACCTGTTCTACTTTTTCCTTTCCATAGTGAGCTTGATCAACTTCTGTATCTATTTGATTCTTTCAAAGAGGTACAAGTACAGGCCTCAAGCCCTTACAGTCCCTAATGACAAATCAACAAAGGAGTGA